The Bartonella grahamii subsp. shimonis region GGATCGTCTTGACCGAAAAATTTTACATCTTTTACAAGAAAATGCGACACTTTCTGTTGCTGATATTGCTAAAAAAGTGGGACTTTCGACCACTCCTTGCTGGCGTAGAATTCAAAAACTTGAAGAAGATGGCGTCATTCAGCGTCGTGTTGCCGTTCTTTCTCCAGAAAAAGTAAATGCGCACGTCACTGTTTTTGTGTCTATTCGCACAAACACACATAGTCATGAATGGTTTAAGCGTTTTTCAAAAATTGTGCAAGAATTCCGTGAAGTCATTGAATTTTATCGAATGAGTGGAGATATTGACTATTTATTGCGTGTTGTTGTGCCCAACATTGAAGCTTATGATCTTTTTTATAAAAAATTAATTTCTAAAATTGACATCCGTGATGTTTCATCTTCTTTCGCAATGGAACAGATTAAATATACAACAGAACTTCCACTTAATTATATTAAATTACACGACAAGACTCATGAACACAACTCTTAAGAGTTTTTTATATCATCTTATTATCTTTAGGCATTCAAACTTTCTTGTTAAAAAACCACCATTTGTGCATGTGTTAAAACAGCAGCTTTGACAATGCCAGCTGCCATAGCTGCTCCTGTCCCTTCACCAAGACGCATCCCCAAATCCAGAAGTGGTTCTTTTCCAATTTTTTTTAAAAGTTTACGATGAGCTGTCTCAGAAGAAACATGTCCAACAAGGGTATGATCAAGAGCTTTTGGATGCATTTTATAAAGAACTGCTGCAGCTGCTGTTGCCACAAAACCGTCTAAAATAACGGGTATTTTTTCTATTCTTGCTGCTAAAATAGCACCAACCATAGCAGCAATTTCACGTCCTCCTAAGCGACGCATTATCTCAAAAGGATCATTAAAATAATCCTTATGCAAAGAAATGGCTGTCTTAACTGCTATAATTTTACGCTGATAAAAATCACCTTCTGATTCCATACCATTTCCTATCCATTCTTCAGCTTCTCCCCCAAACAATGC contains the following coding sequences:
- a CDS encoding Lrp/AsnC family transcriptional regulator, which translates into the protein MDRLDRKILHLLQENATLSVADIAKKVGLSTTPCWRRIQKLEEDGVIQRRVAVLSPEKVNAHVTVFVSIRTNTHSHEWFKRFSKIVQEFREVIEFYRMSGDIDYLLRVVVPNIEAYDLFYKKLISKIDIRDVSSSFAMEQIKYTTELPLNYIKLHDKTHEHNS